In Rhodospirillum rubrum ATCC 11170, a genomic segment contains:
- a CDS encoding flagellar hook-basal body complex protein FliE, translating into MAVDFASAVSAYKSASRIGGAEMTGGLLPSGQPEGPSFASMVKGAIDDTITAGRQGEAQSRLAIEGKADLRDVVMAVNNAESTLQTVVAVRDKVVNAYETILRMPI; encoded by the coding sequence ATGGCCGTCGATTTCGCCAGTGCCGTTTCCGCCTATAAGTCCGCGTCGCGCATCGGCGGCGCGGAGATGACCGGGGGGCTTCTTCCGTCCGGCCAGCCCGAGGGCCCGAGCTTCGCCAGCATGGTCAAGGGCGCGATCGATGACACCATCACCGCCGGCCGCCAGGGCGAGGCGCAAAGCCGCTTGGCCATCGAGGGCAAGGCCGATCTGCGCGATGTGGTGATGGCGGTCAATAACGCCGAAAGCACCTTGCAGACCGTGGTCGCCGTGCGCGACAAAGTGGTCAACGCCTATGAGACCATTCTGCGCATGCCGATCTGA
- the fliQ gene encoding flagellar biosynthesis protein FliQ, producing the protein MNEGMIMDVARDAILTMLIISAPPLLAGMVIGLIIALFQTLTQIQEMTLVFVPKIVVVFASLLLTLPWMVRQASEFMERLMDIVTTLD; encoded by the coding sequence GTGAACGAAGGCATGATCATGGATGTGGCGCGCGACGCCATCTTGACCATGCTCATCATCTCGGCGCCGCCCTTGCTTGCCGGGATGGTCATCGGCCTGATCATCGCGCTGTTTCAGACGCTGACGCAGATCCAGGAAATGACCCTGGTCTTCGTTCCCAAGATCGTCGTCGTCTTCGCCTCGTTGCTGCTGACCCTGCCATGGATGGTGCGTCAGGCCTCGGAGTTCATGGAGCGGCTGATGGATATCGTCACCACCCTTGATTAG